A section of the bacterium genome encodes:
- a CDS encoding cyclic nucleotide-binding domain-containing protein, with protein sequence MLSGYAKWRHTKASHAIRTRFKVALIEKVPLFAGLSKREFSQIAGLVDEVEAPAGTRLATIGEAGHELFIIVEGEARVTTQPGRTASLRAGDFFGEMSLLDGEPRSATVEASTPIRLLVLGHREFWQLLDRTASLVHKIMHALCQRVRHAEKSVLDVKGTSVRA encoded by the coding sequence ATGTTGTCGGGGTATGCCAAGTGGCGGCACACGAAGGCCAGCCACGCGATTCGCACTCGGTTTAAGGTTGCGCTGATAGAGAAGGTTCCGCTCTTCGCGGGGTTGTCGAAGAGGGAGTTCAGTCAGATCGCCGGCCTGGTGGATGAGGTTGAGGCGCCGGCGGGAACACGGCTCGCCACGATCGGCGAGGCCGGCCACGAGCTGTTCATTATCGTCGAAGGAGAGGCGCGGGTGACCACCCAACCCGGCCGCACGGCCTCGTTGCGGGCGGGGGATTTCTTTGGCGAAATGAGCCTGCTGGACGGGGAGCCCCGTTCGGCCACGGTCGAAGCGAGCACCCCGATCCGGCTGCTGGTCCTCGGGCACCGGGAATTCTGGCAGTTGCTGGACCGGACGGCATCGCTTGTCCACAAGATCATGCACGCCCTCTGCCAGCGAGTTCGACACGCGGAGAAGTCCGTCCTCGACGTCAAGGGCACGTCGGTCAGGGCATAA
- a CDS encoding SLC13 family permease: protein MDHRHKVSSSPEPVDALLRCVPFFTDLDRVDIARLIGGLERVHVPAGTVIFSEGARADALYLLERGKVNITVRTADGDRSVAVLEAPQHFGDLGLLIARRTASARAITDVDAWRLPRERLEQVVRERPAIGLAMAASLATLIDERSRERVGATRSSAIEGDAAINIPHPARSVRWRAMGVVAALALPLALWSIPPVGGLTSKGWHVGVIVLGAGAAWLCQPVPDFVVALGMAAAWGITGLVPVSMAFSGFASPTWVLALGAVGLAAAMARSGLLFRLALLLLRFVPATHAGQICALLTGGVLTTPIVPMATARIATTGGLAQELAQGLGYSGRTQESAALAFAGLIGYASFSSVFLTGLATNFFVLGLLPPAERLHIDWLTWFREAAPVGIILYVGALVILLVLFRPQRAPTVSVEMLHRQAAVLGPLSRQERTTIAALAVLLIGLLVQPLLRVDTAWLGATALVVVLAGGVLDRTMFRREIEWGFLVLFGILVGSGEVFRSAGIDQWIAARLIPLVHAVGHPALLAPLLGASVAVCRLVLPRVPANFLLSLALVPAAPHLGLAPWLVGFIVLTVGNTWLLPNLSDFYTLLRDATRGEMFTERDGVLVGAALTLLVIVAIAASVPYWRATGLIRP from the coding sequence GTGGATCATCGGCACAAGGTCTCGTCTTCACCGGAACCCGTTGACGCGCTCCTGCGCTGTGTGCCGTTCTTCACCGATCTCGATCGTGTGGACATTGCACGGCTGATTGGTGGGCTGGAACGGGTTCACGTCCCCGCCGGTACCGTGATCTTCTCCGAAGGGGCACGGGCCGATGCGCTCTATTTGCTGGAACGCGGTAAGGTCAACATCACCGTCAGGACGGCGGACGGCGACAGATCCGTGGCGGTCCTCGAGGCGCCGCAGCACTTTGGTGATCTCGGCCTGCTCATCGCGCGCCGGACCGCCTCCGCCAGAGCCATCACCGACGTCGATGCCTGGCGTCTACCGCGCGAGCGATTGGAACAGGTGGTCCGTGAGCGCCCAGCGATCGGCTTGGCGATGGCCGCATCCCTCGCGACATTGATCGACGAACGATCGCGAGAGCGCGTGGGGGCCACCCGGTCGTCCGCCATCGAGGGCGACGCGGCCATCAACATCCCCCATCCTGCACGTTCCGTCAGATGGCGGGCGATGGGAGTCGTAGCGGCCCTCGCCCTTCCCCTTGCGTTGTGGTCGATCCCCCCGGTCGGCGGGCTCACCTCCAAGGGATGGCACGTCGGCGTCATCGTTCTTGGTGCCGGCGCGGCGTGGCTGTGTCAGCCAGTGCCCGATTTCGTGGTGGCCCTCGGGATGGCGGCGGCCTGGGGGATCACCGGCCTCGTGCCCGTGTCGATGGCCTTTTCCGGGTTCGCGAGCCCCACGTGGGTCCTGGCCCTCGGGGCGGTTGGACTGGCGGCGGCCATGGCTCGCTCGGGTTTGCTCTTCAGGCTCGCGCTCCTACTCTTGAGATTCGTGCCGGCGACTCACGCAGGTCAGATCTGTGCCCTTCTCACCGGAGGCGTGCTCACGACACCCATTGTGCCCATGGCCACTGCGCGGATCGCTACAACGGGGGGCCTGGCGCAGGAACTCGCCCAAGGATTAGGATACTCCGGTCGGACCCAGGAGAGCGCCGCGCTCGCCTTTGCAGGGCTCATCGGCTATGCATCGTTCAGCAGCGTGTTCCTCACCGGATTGGCAACAAATTTCTTCGTGCTGGGCTTGTTGCCGCCCGCCGAGCGTCTCCATATCGACTGGCTGACCTGGTTCCGGGAAGCCGCGCCTGTGGGAATCATCCTCTACGTGGGTGCGCTTGTGATCCTCCTCGTGTTATTTCGCCCGCAGCGGGCTCCCACGGTGTCGGTCGAGATGCTTCACCGGCAGGCGGCCGTCCTCGGCCCGCTCTCGCGGCAGGAGCGCACCACGATTGCGGCGCTGGCTGTGCTGCTCATCGGCCTGCTGGTGCAACCTCTTCTTCGCGTCGACACGGCGTGGCTCGGTGCAACGGCCCTGGTCGTGGTGCTCGCCGGAGGCGTCCTCGATCGAACGATGTTCCGCAGGGAGATCGAGTGGGGATTTCTTGTGCTCTTCGGCATCCTGGTCGGTTCCGGAGAAGTGTTCCGAAGCGCCGGGATCGACCAGTGGATTGCCGCGAGGCTGATCCCCCTTGTCCATGCCGTCGGGCATCCCGCACTCCTCGCGCCCCTCCTCGGCGCCTCCGTGGCGGTATGCCGGCTCGTGCTGCCAAGAGTTCCCGCGAATTTTCTGCTGAGCCTGGCGTTGGTGCCCGCGGCCCCACACCTGGGGCTCGCCCCCTGGCTCGTTGGGTTCATCGTGCTTACCGTCGGGAACACCTGGCTGCTTCCGAACCTGAGCGACTTCTACACGCTTCTTCGGGATGCCACCCGGGGCGAGATGTTCACGGAACGCGACGGGGTCCTCGTTGGCGCGGCGCTCACGCTCCTCGTCATCGTGGCAATTGCCGCAAGCGTCCCGTATTGGCGGGCCACGGGCCTCATCCGTCCGTAG
- a CDS encoding cyclic nucleotide-binding domain-containing protein, whose product MFQRSKKVALLQKIPLFRDLSRKQLGQIERLVDEITVPAGSRLATAGQHGAELVIIVEGRATVTIGRRRTVRLSPGDFFGEMSLVDGGPRSATVEAASDMRLLVIGGREFSELLEKAPPIVVKIMRVLSCRVRDAEASVSA is encoded by the coding sequence GTGTTCCAGCGATCCAAGAAGGTGGCCCTGCTGCAAAAAATCCCGCTGTTCAGGGATTTGTCGCGGAAGCAGCTCGGGCAGATCGAACGGCTCGTCGACGAGATCACGGTGCCGGCGGGGAGCCGGTTGGCCACCGCCGGCCAGCACGGCGCCGAACTCGTCATCATCGTCGAGGGGCGGGCTACCGTCACCATCGGCCGCCGGCGAACCGTCCGCCTCAGCCCCGGCGACTTTTTTGGAGAGATGAGTCTCGTCGATGGCGGGCCCCGCTCGGCCACGGTGGAAGCAGCGTCGGACATGCGCCTGCTCGTCATCGGTGGACGCGAGTTCTCCGAACTGTTGGAGAAGGCGCCGCCGATCGTGGTCAAGATCATGCGGGTCCTGTCGTGCCGCGTTCGAGACGCGGAGGCCTCCGTGTCGGCATAG
- a CDS encoding MBL fold metallo-hydrolase, producing MRITLWGTRGSLPSPGPDTVRYGGNTSCVEVRGEDRTLLILDAGTGIRRLGAALEPEVARVDILLTHLHMDHILGLGFFGPLERSDLDVHIWGPSSTTFDLETRLTRYLSPPLFPVRLYDLPCRLTFHDVPLGSFAIAGFQITAALVCHPGPTVGYRIADEGGVMAYIPDHEPALGVRHLPVPSGWTSGFDLAAHADLLIHDAQYAAAEYPQHVGWGHSAISHAVAFAKSAHVKRLIAFHHAPNRSDQALDRLIADGCGSSPLPFSCEAGKEGAHFHLGPHSRVLMP from the coding sequence GTGAGGATCACACTGTGGGGCACCAGAGGGTCCTTGCCGAGCCCCGGTCCTGATACCGTCCGGTACGGGGGCAATACGTCCTGCGTCGAAGTCCGGGGCGAAGATCGAACGCTGCTCATCCTCGACGCCGGGACAGGTATCCGGCGACTGGGCGCCGCGCTTGAGCCGGAGGTCGCCAGGGTCGACATCCTTCTGACGCACCTCCACATGGACCATATCCTCGGGCTTGGGTTTTTCGGGCCGCTGGAACGCTCCGACCTGGATGTCCACATCTGGGGGCCATCGTCGACCACCTTCGATCTCGAGACGCGGTTGACCAGATACCTCAGCCCGCCGTTGTTCCCCGTTCGATTGTATGACCTGCCGTGCCGCCTCACGTTCCACGATGTGCCCTTGGGGAGCTTTGCCATCGCCGGATTCCAGATCACGGCTGCGCTGGTGTGCCATCCGGGCCCCACGGTGGGCTACCGCATCGCCGATGAGGGGGGCGTGATGGCCTACATCCCCGACCACGAACCGGCGCTGGGGGTGCGCCACCTCCCGGTGCCTTCGGGCTGGACCTCCGGGTTCGACCTCGCGGCACACGCGGATCTCCTCATCCACGATGCTCAATATGCCGCCGCCGAGTACCCGCAGCATGTCGGATGGGGCCACAGCGCCATCTCCCATGCCGTCGCCTTTGCCAAGTCAGCCCACGTCAAGCGGCTCATCGCGTTTCACCACGCCCCCAACAGGTCCGATCAGGCGCTTGACCGGTTGATCGCAGACGGCTGTGGGTCGTCCCCGCTGCCCTTCTCCTGCGAGGCCGGGAAGGAGGGGGCGCATTTCCACCTCGGCCCGCATAGCCGCGTATTGATGCCCTGA
- a CDS encoding PAS domain-containing protein, with the protein MPQKPIELILIRQLAGYLSIPIFVVDAEGTLLFYNEPAELLLGRRFDEAGEMKLGVWSTIFHPKDEHGAPLPVEALPLFVALRQGRPAHRIIQFTGLDGGSKLIEIMAFPVAGLSGRHLGAVAAFWSAEGV; encoded by the coding sequence ATGCCCCAGAAGCCGATCGAGCTCATCCTGATCCGCCAGCTCGCCGGCTACCTGTCCATCCCGATCTTTGTGGTGGACGCGGAAGGGACCTTGCTCTTCTACAACGAGCCCGCCGAGCTGCTGCTGGGGCGCCGATTCGACGAGGCCGGTGAAATGAAGCTGGGGGTCTGGTCGACCATCTTCCACCCAAAAGATGAGCATGGTGCCCCGCTCCCCGTGGAGGCCTTGCCGCTGTTCGTGGCCCTCCGGCAGGGCCGCCCCGCCCACAGGATCATTCAATTCACCGGGCTCGATGGGGGGTCCAAGCTGATTGAGATCATGGCGTTTCCGGTTGCAGGGCTGAGCGGACGGCACCTCGGCGCAGTGGCCGCCTTCTGGAGTGCTGAGGGCGTGTGA
- a CDS encoding cyclic nucleotide-binding domain-containing protein encodes MPAQTSASSKAALLEKSTLFTGLSARELTKISRLMDEVGVPMGNRLATIGEAGREMFIIVDGRALVTTRRGRTVHLGPGDFFGEMSLIDGDPRSATVDAATPMRLLVLKYREFWQLLDESLPMTRKIMRTLSRRLRQAERLTTG; translated from the coding sequence ATGCCGGCGCAAACGTCTGCGTCCAGCAAAGCGGCATTGCTTGAGAAATCGACGTTGTTCACGGGGCTCTCGGCGCGAGAGCTGACGAAGATTTCGCGGTTGATGGATGAGGTAGGGGTCCCGATGGGGAATCGGCTGGCCACCATCGGGGAGGCGGGCCGTGAGATGTTCATCATCGTCGACGGCCGCGCCCTGGTGACGACCAGACGTGGACGAACCGTTCACCTGGGGCCGGGTGACTTCTTCGGTGAGATGAGCCTGATCGACGGAGACCCTCGCTCCGCGACGGTCGACGCGGCCACCCCGATGCGGTTGTTGGTCCTCAAGTACCGAGAGTTCTGGCAGCTGTTGGACGAGTCTCTGCCGATGACGAGGAAAATCATGCGCACGCTCTCCAGGCGTCTCCGGCAGGCGGAGCGATTGACGACTGGATGA
- the zwf gene encoding glucose-6-phosphate dehydrogenase, with product MTAVSSPSPVREQRRARRAPDPCAVVIFGATGDLAHRKLMPALYMLARLGMLPAEYAVVGFARRPMTDDVFRREVAKSVLGDAPPSGGEPTWELFARRIFYVQADFHDPAGYDRLREMLDRLDRERGTAGNRLFYLATAPELYAEIVNRLGEHRLVARPTRSADGGRPWTRVIVEKPFGRDLASAQALNRTLLGVFRESQIFRIDHYLGKETVQNILVFRFANGIFEPIWNQHYVDHVQITVAETVGVEGRAGYYDTAGVVRDIVQSHMMQLLTLMAMESPVAIDPDAVRSEKVKVLRAARRIAPDGVSRNVVFGQYGPGRIDGQAMPGYLEEPRVPAGSRTPTFVAMRLFIDNWRWAGVPFYLRSGKRLPKRVTEVAVQFKRAPLPLFGDSAASEPNLLALNIQPDEAISLRFVAKVPGMSMTLRPVNMGFTFGTAFDVGEMSAYERLLLDCLLGDSTLFTRRDEVEEAWDLVEPALEWWEQSSPAEPPPIYAAGTWGPDAARALLARNNRRWRPL from the coding sequence ATGACCGCGGTCTCGAGTCCCTCGCCCGTCCGCGAACAGCGGCGGGCCCGCCGTGCGCCGGATCCGTGCGCGGTGGTGATCTTCGGCGCGACCGGCGACCTGGCCCATCGCAAACTCATGCCCGCGCTGTACATGCTCGCTCGGCTCGGCATGCTGCCGGCCGAGTATGCCGTGGTGGGATTCGCCCGGCGGCCGATGACCGACGACGTCTTCCGGCGCGAGGTGGCGAAGTCGGTGCTCGGCGACGCCCCCCCTTCAGGGGGGGAGCCGACGTGGGAGCTCTTTGCCCGTCGAATCTTCTACGTCCAGGCCGACTTCCACGATCCCGCCGGGTACGATCGTCTGCGCGAAATGCTCGACCGGCTGGACCGCGAGCGGGGCACCGCGGGCAACCGGCTTTTCTACCTGGCCACCGCGCCTGAACTCTACGCGGAGATCGTGAACCGGCTCGGTGAGCACCGGTTGGTCGCCCGGCCGACTCGGAGCGCCGACGGCGGCCGCCCGTGGACGCGGGTGATCGTGGAAAAGCCCTTCGGGCGCGACCTCGCCAGCGCACAGGCGCTCAACCGGACGCTGCTCGGCGTGTTCCGCGAGAGCCAGATCTTCCGGATCGACCACTACCTGGGGAAGGAGACCGTTCAAAACATCCTGGTGTTTCGCTTTGCCAATGGGATCTTCGAGCCGATCTGGAACCAGCACTACGTCGACCACGTCCAGATCACGGTGGCCGAGACGGTCGGGGTCGAAGGGCGGGCCGGCTACTATGATACGGCGGGGGTGGTGCGCGACATCGTCCAGAGTCACATGATGCAACTGCTGACCCTGATGGCGATGGAGTCCCCGGTGGCGATCGATCCCGACGCAGTCCGGTCCGAGAAGGTCAAGGTGCTACGCGCCGCGCGGCGGATCGCCCCCGACGGCGTCTCGCGCAACGTCGTGTTCGGCCAGTACGGCCCCGGCCGCATCGACGGACAGGCGATGCCGGGATACCTGGAGGAGCCCCGAGTGCCGGCGGGATCGCGGACGCCGACGTTTGTCGCGATGCGGCTCTTCATCGACAACTGGCGGTGGGCCGGCGTGCCGTTCTACCTACGGAGCGGCAAGCGCCTCCCGAAGCGGGTGACCGAGGTCGCCGTGCAGTTCAAGCGGGCCCCGCTGCCGCTCTTCGGCGACAGCGCCGCAAGCGAGCCCAATCTGCTGGCGCTGAACATCCAGCCCGACGAGGCGATCTCGCTCAGGTTCGTGGCGAAGGTCCCCGGCATGTCGATGACCCTGCGCCCGGTCAACATGGGGTTCACGTTCGGGACCGCCTTCGACGTCGGAGAGATGTCGGCGTACGAGCGGCTGCTGCTCGACTGCCTCCTCGGCGACTCCACCCTCTTCACCCGTCGAGACGAGGTCGAGGAGGCCTGGGACTTGGTGGAACCGGCGCTCGAGTGGTGGGAGCAATCGTCGCCGGCCGAGCCGCCCCCGATCTACGCCGCGGGGACCTGGGGGCCCGACGCCGCGCGCGCCCTCCTGGCCCGAAACAACCGACGCTGGCGGCCATTGTAG
- the gnd gene encoding decarboxylating 6-phosphogluconate dehydrogenase, which translates to MKLGFIGFGRMGGNMVKRLLDRGHEIAVYARRPEVRKEAGGLGATPAASIAELVGQLASPRVVWMMIPAGDAVDATLQDVTPLLGRGDIIVDGGNSWYRDSVRRAEAAKARGLQYIDAGTSGGIWGLTVGYCLMVGGTPEAVRVVEPAFRDLAPEGGYLHVGPSGAGHFVKMIHNGIEYGMMQAYAEGFAVLHDGPYKIDLRAVSDLWNHGSVVRSWLLELAERAFRSDPDLRTLRGYVEDSGEGRWTVQEAIDRNIPAPVITLSLLQRLRSRQEENFGDKVLAALRNQFGGHAVRGA; encoded by the coding sequence GTGAAGCTGGGCTTTATCGGGTTCGGCCGGATGGGCGGCAACATGGTGAAGCGCCTCCTCGACCGCGGACACGAGATCGCGGTGTATGCCAGGCGGCCCGAAGTACGCAAGGAAGCGGGGGGACTCGGCGCCACCCCCGCGGCCTCGATCGCCGAACTCGTGGGCCAGCTGGCCTCCCCCCGAGTGGTGTGGATGATGATCCCCGCGGGCGATGCGGTCGACGCCACACTCCAGGACGTGACGCCGCTTCTCGGGCGGGGCGACATCATCGTCGACGGCGGCAACTCGTGGTACCGGGACTCGGTGCGGCGGGCGGAGGCCGCGAAGGCGCGCGGCCTGCAGTACATTGACGCCGGAACCAGCGGAGGCATTTGGGGGCTCACGGTCGGGTACTGCCTGATGGTGGGGGGGACGCCGGAAGCCGTGCGCGTCGTGGAGCCGGCGTTTCGGGACCTCGCACCGGAGGGCGGGTATCTCCACGTCGGCCCGAGCGGCGCCGGGCACTTCGTCAAAATGATCCACAACGGCATCGAATACGGCATGATGCAGGCCTATGCGGAAGGCTTCGCGGTCCTCCACGACGGGCCGTACAAGATCGACCTACGCGCGGTGAGCGACCTGTGGAACCACGGGAGCGTCGTGCGGTCGTGGCTGCTCGAACTCGCGGAGCGGGCGTTTCGCAGCGACCCCGACCTCCGGACGCTCCGCGGATACGTCGAGGACTCCGGCGAGGGGCGGTGGACGGTCCAGGAAGCGATCGACCGTAACATCCCGGCGCCGGTGATCACGCTCTCGCTCCTGCAGCGCCTCCGGTCCCGGCAGGAGGAGAACTTCGGGGATAAGGTTCTTGCGGCCCTGCGCAACCAGTTTGGCGGTCACGCGGTCCGGGGCGCGTAA
- the tal gene encoding transaldolase produces MKEITVRNPLLALSKAGQSVWLDYIQRNLLQSGELRRLVEEDGLSGVTSNPTIFEKAISESPDYDASFARLRSKGASVTEAYETLVAEDITAACDILRPVFDRTGGADGFVSVEVSPLLAHDAAGTVREVRQWIERIGRPNLMVKIPGTPEGVPAIEAMIAEGRNINITLLFSVQAYSRVAEAYLRGLETRVAAGQPIDRVASVASFFVSRIDTETDKRLEAKLQNASDPAERARLQGLLGKVAIANAKRAYRTFREQFGSGRFKALAGRGARVQRPLWGSTSTKNPAYPDLLYVEALVGPDTVDTIPPQTLAAFRDHGRVNPRALLEGLDEADAVFRQLPEVGISIDDVTQRVLDAGVKSFADSYNQLLAAIERRLRAA; encoded by the coding sequence ATGAAAGAGATCACGGTTCGTAACCCTCTTCTGGCGCTCAGCAAGGCGGGCCAGAGCGTGTGGCTGGACTACATCCAGCGGAACCTGCTGCAGTCGGGCGAGCTGCGCCGGCTCGTCGAGGAGGACGGCCTCTCGGGGGTGACGAGCAACCCCACGATCTTCGAGAAGGCGATCTCCGAGAGCCCGGACTACGACGCCTCATTCGCCCGGCTCCGGTCGAAAGGGGCGAGCGTCACCGAAGCATACGAGACCCTCGTCGCCGAGGACATCACCGCGGCGTGCGATATCCTCCGGCCCGTGTTCGACCGGACGGGGGGCGCGGACGGGTTTGTCTCGGTTGAGGTCTCCCCGCTCCTGGCCCACGACGCGGCCGGCACGGTCCGGGAGGTCCGCCAGTGGATCGAGCGCATCGGCCGGCCGAACCTCATGGTCAAGATCCCCGGAACACCGGAAGGCGTGCCGGCGATCGAGGCGATGATCGCGGAGGGCCGAAACATCAACATCACCCTGCTGTTCTCGGTGCAGGCCTACAGCCGAGTCGCGGAGGCCTACCTCCGGGGCCTGGAGACCCGGGTGGCCGCCGGCCAGCCCATCGACCGCGTGGCCTCGGTGGCGAGCTTTTTCGTCAGCCGCATCGATACCGAGACGGACAAGCGGCTCGAGGCGAAGCTGCAGAATGCCTCCGATCCCGCCGAACGGGCGCGCCTGCAGGGTCTGCTCGGCAAGGTCGCGATCGCCAACGCGAAGCGGGCCTACCGCACGTTTCGCGAGCAGTTCGGGAGCGGGCGATTCAAAGCGCTGGCCGGCCGTGGGGCGCGCGTCCAGCGGCCGCTGTGGGGGAGCACCAGCACGAAGAACCCTGCGTATCCCGACCTCCTGTACGTTGAAGCGCTCGTGGGCCCCGACACCGTCGACACGATTCCACCCCAGACGCTCGCGGCGTTCCGAGACCACGGCCGGGTGAACCCGCGGGCGCTTCTGGAAGGGCTCGACGAGGCGGACGCCGTGTTCAGGCAGCTCCCCGAGGTGGGGATCAGTATCGACGACGTCACCCAGCGGGTGCTCGATGCCGGGGTGAAGTCGTTTGCGGATTCGTACAACCAGCTCCTCGCCGCGATCGAACGCAGGCTCCGCGCCGCGTAG
- the tkt gene encoding transketolase, with product MATQIRTLEELCINTIRTLSIDAVEHAHSGHPGMPLGAATMAYVLWTRHLRHNPKNPKWPDRDRFVLSAGHGSMLLYSLLYLTGYDLTMDDIKHFRQWGSRTPGHPESELTPGVEVTTGPLGQGFGNSVGLAIVERWLAATFNRPEHSVVDHYTYVIASDGDMMEGVASEAASLAGHLRLGRLIVLYDANLVSLSATTNVTFTEDVGARFEAYGWHVQRIDGNDLGAVDAALGAARAADDRPSLIVARTHLGFGSPHKQDTFQAHGEPLGEEEVRATKRSLGWPEDRTFYVPDEALREFRKAVERGAELETAWQRRVAAYRASHPDLAGQFTSALAGALPEGWEAKLPTFTLKDGEMATRDAGSKVINALAAVVPNLIGGSADLDPSTRTNMKGQGDFEPPAPAGSAGDGLAPQGTSGGVWGYAGRNLHFGVREHAMAAILTGAALHGGVLPFGATFLTFFDYMKPSVRLAALSGAHAIYVWTHDSIGLGEDGPTHQPIEHLASLRAIPNMMMLRPADATETVEAWRAALKHTGGPVGIVLTRQKLPVLDRSSLAPASGVARGGYVLAEAGGALPEVILIASGSEVPLAVEAHQRLVKEGIRSRVVSMPSWDLFEAQARSYRDQVLPPAVRARVSIEAASPFGWERYVGLDGAIIGVNRFGASAPGSVVMRELGFTPEHVVDAAKTVLEKGRKTR from the coding sequence CCTGTCCATCGATGCCGTGGAGCACGCCCACTCCGGACATCCGGGGATGCCGCTGGGCGCGGCCACGATGGCGTACGTCTTGTGGACGCGCCACCTCCGGCACAATCCCAAGAACCCGAAGTGGCCGGATCGCGACCGGTTCGTGCTCTCGGCCGGACACGGCAGCATGCTCCTCTACAGCCTCCTCTACTTGACGGGATACGATCTCACGATGGACGATATCAAGCACTTCCGCCAGTGGGGGAGCCGGACCCCCGGGCATCCGGAATCCGAGCTCACTCCCGGGGTGGAAGTCACGACGGGCCCGCTCGGCCAAGGGTTTGGGAACAGTGTCGGGCTGGCGATCGTGGAACGGTGGTTGGCGGCCACGTTCAACCGGCCGGAGCACTCCGTCGTTGACCACTACACGTACGTCATCGCCAGCGACGGAGATATGATGGAGGGTGTGGCATCGGAGGCGGCGTCCCTCGCGGGCCACCTCCGGCTCGGCCGCCTGATCGTCTTGTACGACGCGAACCTCGTCAGCCTGTCCGCGACGACGAACGTCACCTTTACCGAGGACGTCGGCGCCCGTTTCGAAGCGTACGGCTGGCATGTGCAGCGGATCGACGGGAACGATCTCGGGGCGGTGGACGCCGCGCTCGGCGCGGCCCGCGCGGCCGACGACCGGCCCTCGCTGATCGTGGCGAGGACGCACCTTGGATTCGGGAGCCCGCACAAACAGGACACATTCCAGGCGCACGGTGAGCCACTCGGCGAGGAGGAGGTGCGGGCAACGAAGCGGTCGCTTGGCTGGCCCGAAGACCGGACGTTCTACGTCCCCGACGAAGCGCTGCGGGAGTTTCGCAAGGCTGTGGAACGCGGCGCGGAATTGGAAACGGCCTGGCAGCGGCGGGTCGCCGCCTACAGGGCCTCTCATCCAGATCTGGCCGGGCAATTTACGTCCGCGCTCGCGGGCGCGCTTCCGGAGGGTTGGGAGGCGAAGCTCCCGACGTTCACGCTCAAGGACGGCGAGATGGCGACGCGCGACGCGGGCAGCAAAGTGATCAACGCGCTTGCCGCAGTCGTGCCGAATCTGATCGGAGGCTCGGCGGATCTCGACCCGTCGACGCGCACGAACATGAAAGGGCAGGGGGATTTCGAACCCCCCGCCCCGGCCGGCAGCGCCGGGGATGGGCTGGCTCCGCAGGGCACGTCCGGAGGCGTCTGGGGATACGCCGGCCGCAACCTGCACTTCGGGGTGCGCGAGCATGCCATGGCGGCCATCCTGACCGGCGCGGCGCTCCACGGCGGCGTCCTCCCGTTTGGCGCTACATTCCTGACGTTCTTCGACTACATGAAGCCGAGCGTGCGCTTGGCGGCGTTGAGCGGGGCGCATGCCATCTACGTCTGGACCCACGACAGCATTGGGTTGGGAGAGGATGGACCGACCCACCAGCCCATCGAGCACCTGGCCAGCCTGCGCGCCATTCCGAACATGATGATGTTGCGGCCGGCGGATGCCACCGAGACGGTCGAGGCATGGCGGGCTGCGCTGAAACACACCGGAGGACCGGTGGGGATCGTGCTCACGCGGCAGAAACTGCCGGTGCTCGATCGCTCGAGCCTGGCTCCCGCGTCGGGCGTGGCGCGGGGCGGGTACGTGCTGGCCGAGGCCGGTGGCGCTCTGCCAGAGGTGATCTTGATCGCCAGCGGCTCGGAGGTGCCGCTCGCGGTCGAGGCACACCAGCGGCTCGTCAAGGAGGGGATTCGGAGCCGGGTCGTCTCGATGCCGTCGTGGGATCTATTCGAGGCCCAGGCGCGATCGTACCGGGATCAGGTCCTTCCCCCGGCCGTCCGGGCCCGCGTGAGCATCGAGGCCGCTTCTCCGTTCGGCTGGGAGCGGTACGTTGGATTGGACGGCGCGATCATCGGCGTGAACCGGTTCGGCGCCTCGGCCCCGGGGTCCGTGGTGATGCGCGAACTGGGCTTTACCCCGGAGCACGTGGTCGACGCCGCAAAGACGGTACTGGAGAAAGGACGGAAAACGCGATGA